The nucleotide sequence TACGTTAAACGCGCCGCCAAGGTCGGAAAATTCCGCTTTCTCCAATCGGAAAAAATTCCGGTTTCCGTCAGAAGATTAGATCGCGACGGCAGAGCAAAAATCGCCCTAAAATATATTCTTTGCGAGGCCTATCTGGTATTTAAAGGGCCGATTGTTTCCGATATTTTCCATTACCGCTTTGCTCATTATAAAGACAAGGAAAAGGTTAAATAAACACCGGCTATTTTAAAAAGAGGCGGCCGCTTTTCTACGGCGCCTCTTTTTTATGTTTCTAAAACGCACAGCCCTTCGATGTGCGGCGTGCGGGGGAAAAAATTATATAACCGCAAGAATTTCAATTCATACCCGCCGCGCAAAAATTCTCCGACATCCCGCGCTTGCGTGGCTAAATTGCAGGACAAATAAATTATTCTCCTAGGCTTTTCTTCCAATACCTTTTTGGCAATCTTGGGATGCAGGCCGGCGCGGGGCGGGTCAAAAATAATTACTTTTTCCGGGGTGATAAATCCCGCCATCTTTTCCGCCGGTGATAAAACCGCGCGGCAATGGCCGCGACCGTTAAGCTTGATATTCTCTTCGGCGTAACCAATGGCCTCTTCATTATTGTCAACCAAGACCGCTTCGAAAAATTTATCGGCTAAGGGCAAACTGATGGAACCAACGCCGGAATAATAATCCACGACCGAATTCTTAGAATCCAAAAATAGCGAGATATCACCAAGAGCTTTTTCAAAAAGCGGGATATTTATCTGAAAAAAGCTTAAAGCGCCGTATCTCAATTTAGAAACAAGCAGTTGTTCTTCTAAAAATTTCTCACCCGACTCGTATAATAACTTTTCCGGCAAAGAAGAAGGATTGTTGCCCCGGGAAAAATAAATTTGAAAACCGCGCAACCCTTGAGGCGCTGATTCGGGCAAGCGCGCTAAATCGTCCTTAACAAAAAGAGCACCCAGGCGTTCTCCCTGTAAATTGCTTCTCAAAATTAAAGTTTTTAAACCCCCTGATAAAAAAGAATTTTCCTTTAACCAAGCCGTTGTTTCCTCCGCCGCCCGAGCCAAAGTTTTATCCGCTAAAACACAGCCCTCAATGGGCCGTAATTTATTGGTAGCTCTTTCAAAAAAAGCCAGGGAAATTTCCTTATTATCATCAGCGCAAAAACTATACTCCATCTTATTGCGATAACCATACTGTGCCCGCTCATCTGACACTATTTCCAGCTCCCCCTCCCAAGAAAATTTCCCGATTTTTTTATAAGTTTCTTTAGCGATGGCTTTTTTCCAAAAATTCTCTTTGTTAAAAGACAAAATTTGCCACGGACTGCAGGAAATAAAATGACTCTCTTGAGTTAAAACTCTGTCCGGCGAAGGGCTGATGATATTCCGCGCCACGCCTTCCAGATAATTTTTCTTTTTTCTGATAATTTCCACCTCCACTTCTTCTCCCGGCAAAGCATTCCAAGCTAAAACCACTCGGCCATCAAAATGCCCCAGCCCCTGTCCGCCGAAAACCAATTTTTCTATTTTAACCCTTATGGTGTCCACGATTTTAGATTTATTTGAATAATTCTAAAATCTTCATACCCCATTCCGCCGCTACCCGCGGGCCAGTCGCAGTAATTAAATTCCCATCTGCTACCACCGGCGCGCGCATATATTCGGCTCCGGCGGCTGACAAAATTCCGCCCAGTTCATTGTCGCCATTCCAGCCGGTGGCTTTTTTATTTTTCAAAACTCCGGCGTGGGCCAAAATACGCGTGGAAATACAAATCGCTCCCACCGCCTTGTTATCGGCGACAAAATCGCGCAGGAGTTTATGCGATTTTTCGTTATCCAAATGTTCCAAAGCTCCGGGACCGCCGATTATAAATAAACCGTCATACTCCGGCGGATTTATTTCATCCAGCGTCAAATCAACATTTGTCTGTCCCCCGCCACCTCCGGACGTGGCTATCCCTGCCTCATCGCTCGCTGTCACGACTTCAATACCGCCGGCTGCCAAAACTTGCTTGGCTTCACTGTATTCCACGAGTTGGAAATCTTTATGCGCTATGACCAATAAAACTTTTTGAAAATTAGACATACTTGGCTTTTTTATTTCTAAAATCCAAATCAATTATAGTAAAAAATATAGCTACTGGCAAATAAAAAATAACCAAATTCCATAACCCTTTGATTATTGGTTTTTGGTTATTATTATAGTGCGCCAGGATGCCCCGTCATTCGACGGGGTCTCCGCTACGCTCCGAGATTTGGCCGTCCCGCCAGAAGTAAGTGGAGTCAGGAACCTGCCTGCCGGTCCGCTTCGCCATAGCGGTAGCGAGGCGAGCAGGCAGGCCATTGACCCCCGCTTTACCCGCCCGCCGGCGTAAAAATAAATTATTAACCTACCGACCAAAAATGTAAACTTTGGTGGGCATGGATGGATTTGAACCATCGACCCCCACTTTATAAGAGTGGTGCTCTAACCAACTGAGCTACATGCCCCTAAAGCGTTTTCCCGATGAGCGGGCTACTGGTGCGAATTGTAAAATTAGTATAACAAAATAATATCTAAATTTCAATAATTTACAAAAAAGGCCCACATTCGCAAGACGAATGTGGGCAAGGGTTAAAAAAGAGCGAAAAGGGTTAGGAAGCTGCGGCCTCGCGGGGACGGAGACCGCCGCCGCAGCCAAAGCCGGGATGGAAGCAACCGACCCTGAACTCGCCACCGGCATCTAAGCTGACGTGCGGAACGTTGCCATAGGAATCGCGCGAACCGGCGCAGAGCGTCCAATTATGGATGTCAAGGTGCTTACCGCCGGTTTTCCAGTGATACCACAGCCCAAGCGATAACCGTTCAAGTAATGTGATAGTGGTTATTTCCTTGGAGGCGATTTGATTGGCCGAAGTGTTTTTCCATTCCTCATCGGCCTCCACGCGGTCCCGGAAACGGACAGCGTAAGCGCCGATTTTGGCCGGGTCGCGCTCGTTGATTGGCACGGCTTGGTCCAAGTCATCGCCATAATACGACCAGTATTCCTTGAACCGCTCTTGGCACTTGGCCCAGGCGCGATTCAGAGTCATCTCGGCCGGTACCAAAAGGAGCCAACCAAATCTTTGGCGTTCGGGAGGCAACACAACTTGGGTCGCATCCACCGTAAGACCAAAGACCTCTTGATAAAAGCGGACTATTTCCTCAAGTTGGATATCCAACTTTGACTCGGTGTCACCCAGCGCTTCGCGCAGGCGCTTGGTCAACAGGCCTTTACGGCCCTGCCTGCTAATCCAAAATTTCTTTTGCTCTGGCGTCAGATTTCGCGGTAAACTGTTAACCACCGCTGACACGAA is from Patescibacteria group bacterium and encodes:
- a CDS encoding TRAM domain-containing protein; the encoded protein is MDTIRVKIEKLVFGGQGLGHFDGRVVLAWNALPGEEVEVEIIRKKKNYLEGVARNIISPSPDRVLTQESHFISCSPWQILSFNKENFWKKAIAKETYKKIGKFSWEGELEIVSDERAQYGYRNKMEYSFCADDNKEISLAFFERATNKLRPIEGCVLADKTLARAAEETTAWLKENSFLSGGLKTLILRSNLQGERLGALFVKDDLARLPESAPQGLRGFQIYFSRGNNPSSLPEKLLYESGEKFLEEQLLVSKLRYGALSFFQINIPLFEKALGDISLFLDSKNSVVDYYSGVGSISLPLADKFFEAVLVDNNEEAIGYAEENIKLNGRGHCRAVLSPAEKMAGFITPEKVIIFDPPRAGLHPKIAKKVLEEKPRRIIYLSCNLATQARDVGEFLRGGYELKFLRLYNFFPRTPHIEGLCVLET
- a CDS encoding DJ-1/PfpI family protein; the encoded protein is MSNFQKVLLVIAHKDFQLVEYSEAKQVLAAGGIEVVTASDEAGIATSGGGGGQTNVDLTLDEINPPEYDGLFIIGGPGALEHLDNEKSHKLLRDFVADNKAVGAICISTRILAHAGVLKNKKATGWNGDNELGGILSAAGAEYMRAPVVADGNLITATGPRVAAEWGMKILELFK